In Triticum urartu cultivar G1812 chromosome 6, Tu2.1, whole genome shotgun sequence, the following proteins share a genomic window:
- the LOC125515397 gene encoding 3-ketoacyl-CoA synthase 12-like, producing MELLPLLTVLLLAHAAAYLAWQAMARARRARCYLLDFACHKPSDDRKVTTEMAGAVIERNKRLGMPDYRFLLKVIVNSGIGEHTYCPRNVLDGREECATHYDALEEMDAFFDDAVRAVFEKTGVSPRDVDLVVLNVGSFSPAPSLAARVVARFGMREDVQAYNLSGMGCSAGLVSVDLARQVMLTRPRTMALVVTSESCAPNWYNGTDKSMMLGNCLFRCGGAAALLTNDPAYRSRAKMELRCLVRAHIGAHDDAHAAAVHCEDADGRLGVSLSKALPKAAVRAFSENLQRLAPRILPAAELARFTVRLLARKLMRRKLKFEGPKINFKTGVDHFCLHPGGTAVIEAVRKNLGLNSYDVEPATMTLHRWGNTSASSLWYVLSYMEAKRRLKAGDRVLMVTFGSGFKCNSCYWEVSKDLDDAGAWEDCIDDYPPETMVNPYTEKFGWVNDLQGQGGAFPF from the coding sequence ATGgagctgctgccgctgctgaCGGTGCTGCTGCTGGCGCACGCGGCGGCGTACCTGGCCTGGCAGGCCATGGCGCGCGCGCGGCGGGCGCGCTGCTACCTGCTCGACTTCGCCTGCCACAAGCCCTCCGACGACCGCAAGGTCACCACCGAGATGGCGGGCGCCGTCATCGAGCGCAACAAGCGCCTCGGCATGCCCGACTACCGCTTCCTGCTCAAGGTCATCGTCAACTCCGGCATCGGCGAGCACACCTACTGCCCGCGCAACGTGCTCGACGGCCGCGAGGAGTGCGCCACCCACTACGACGCGCTCGAGGAGATGGACGCCTTCTTCGACGACGCCGTGCGCGCCGTGTTCGAGAAGACGGGCGTGTCGCCGCGAGACGTGGACCTGGTCGTGCTCAATGTCGGGTCCTTCTCGCCGGCGCCGTCGCTGGCGGCGCGGGTCGTGGCCCGGTTCGGGATGCGGGAGGACGTCCAGGCGTACAACCTGTCCGGCATGGGGTGCAGCGCGGGCCTCGTGTCCGTGGATCTCGCGCGGCAGGTCATGCTCACCCGCCCGCGCACCATGGCGCTGGTGGTCACCTCCGAGTCCTGCGCCCCCAACTGGTACAACGGCACCGACAAGTCCATGATGCTCGGCAACTGCCTCTTCCGCTGCGGCGGCGCCGCCGCGCTGCTCACCAACGACCCGGCCTACCGGTCCCGGGCCAAGATGGAGCTGCGCTGCCTCGTGCGCGCGCACATCGGCGCCCACGACGACGCGCACGCCGCCGCCGTGCACTGCGAGGACGCCGACGGCCGCCTCGGGGTCAGCCTCAGCAAGGCGCTCCCCAAGGCCGCCGTGCGCGCCTTCAGCGAGAACCTCCAGCGCCTGGCGCCGCGCATCCTGCCGGCCGCCGAGCTCGCGCGCTTCACCGTGCGCCTTCTGGCGCGCAAGCTCATGCGCCGGAAGCTCAAGTTCGAGGGCCCCAAGATCAACTTCAAGACGGGGGTGGATCACTTCTGCCTCCACCCCGGCGGGACGGCGGTCATCGAGGCGGTGAGGAAGAACCTGGGGCTCAACAGCTACGACGTCGAGCCGGCGACCATGACGCTGCACCGGTGGGGGAACACGTCGGCGAGCAGCCTGTGGTACGTGCTGTCCTACATGGAGGCGAAGCGGCGGCTCAAAGCAGGGGACAGGGTGCTCATGGTCACCTTCGGCTCCGGGTTCAAGTGCAACAGCTGCTACTGGGAGGTTAGCAAGgacctcgacgacgccggcgccTGGGAAGACTGCATCGACGACTACCCGCCGGAGACCATGGTCAACCCCTACACGGAGAAGTTCGGATGGGTCAACGACCTACAGGGCCAGGGAGGCGCCTTCCCATTCTAA